In one window of Borrelia anserina Es DNA:
- a CDS encoding LysM peptidoglycan-binding domain-containing protein — MIKTSKSLFLILSIFTISLISCETPPEEKKSANSKISKEETGDTKRDIEKIKSDVIKERGNIFYSKEFNEAEKLEKKMRKEFEEEKIKEGNETALKVLERYRNIARDTIEKKEKINYLKENIEKYLNDAEINEAYIWIPLEIDEVNNLYFEATRKYKMYDIESSLGMYSKAFNKAQHTAKKAKEARALKETEERMYKQLKALEAASNLPIYNNNKLIKPSPWNGRALLKDKDGRVNLLDSQEKIYLLGQLDSLVLAYEEQTEEVKKPDSNKLKTLQLIEKARQLWEQGLEAKHLNNLRLANELFLDSARYLNAYQSYASKELYIIQIGNTLWGISKKLYNDPYLWPKIWFANRQKIQNPDLIHKNWKIIIPSK; from the coding sequence ATGATAAAAACAAGCAAGTCATTATTTTTAATATTATCCATATTTACTATTTCACTAATTTCATGCGAGACACCTCCAGAAGAAAAAAAGAGTGCAAACTCCAAAATTTCAAAGGAAGAAACTGGAGATACAAAAAGAGATATTGAAAAGATAAAAAGTGATGTCATAAAAGAGAGAGGGAACATTTTCTATTCTAAGGAATTTAATGAAGCTGAAAAGCTTGAAAAAAAGATGAGAAAAGAATTCGAAGAGGAAAAAATTAAAGAAGGAAACGAAACTGCTCTAAAAGTATTAGAAAGGTATAGAAACATTGCAAGAGACACAATTGAAAAAAAAGAAAAAATAAATTATCTGAAAGAAAACATTGAAAAATACCTAAATGATGCTGAAATTAATGAAGCATATATATGGATCCCGTTAGAAATCGACGAAGTAAATAACTTATATTTTGAGGCAACAAGAAAATACAAAATGTATGATATCGAAAGTTCTCTTGGAATGTATAGTAAAGCATTTAATAAGGCACAACACACTGCTAAAAAAGCAAAAGAAGCAAGAGCCCTTAAGGAAACAGAAGAGAGAATGTATAAACAATTAAAAGCATTAGAAGCTGCTTCTAATCTTCCCATTTACAACAACAACAAACTTATTAAACCATCACCATGGAACGGAAGAGCTTTACTTAAGGATAAAGATGGACGCGTAAACCTTTTAGATTCCCAAGAAAAAATTTACTTACTTGGGCAGCTAGATTCATTAGTACTCGCTTATGAAGAGCAAACTGAAGAGGTAAAGAAACCAGATTCAAATAAACTCAAAACACTTCAACTCATCGAAAAAGCCAGACAACTATGGGAACAAGGACTTGAAGCTAAGCATCTTAATAATCTTAGACTTGCAAACGAACTATTTTTAGATTCTGCAAGATACTTAAATGCTTATCAAAGCTATGCAAGTAAGGAATTATATATAATTCAAATTGGAAATACCTTATGGGGCATTTCTAAGAAATTATATAATGACCCTTATTTATGGCCTAAAATCTGGTTTGCAAACAGACAAAAAATTCAGAATCCAGACTTAATACATAAAAATTGGAAAATAATAATTCCTTCTAAATAA